Proteins encoded within one genomic window of Candidatus Hinthialibacter antarcticus:
- the ggt gene encoding gamma-glutamyltransferase, with amino-acid sequence MKQPIHPQFMSLFFVAVLWLAPLTHGGAFEPVYARHAMVASPEPNAAKAGLQVLRAGGNAFDAAAAIGFALAVTYPAAGNLGGGGFLTGYTADGKAITLDFREMAPGAATADMYLDENGDPDSHLSTATLLASGVPGTPQGLLRFQEDYGRLPRAAVLNPAIRLAEDGFDVSYSLSRHLAYQEEFLRRFESTSKVFFPDGKPPAFGDKLVQRDLGATLRRIRDRGADGFYQGETAERIANYMQQHGGIITKKDLMNYRCKYREPFVFDYKNYQLITHPLPSSGGVVMAQVLKLIEPFDVAGLHHNSSGYTQLVVEAERLAFADRNSWMGDPDYVDVPVAQMISDEYLDQRRAMIPKGKAGKSENVEPGVFEPEQTTHFCVVDQDGNVAAITYTLNGSFGMGAVVEGAGFLLNNEMDDFTAKPGTANMFGLVQMEANKIEPGKRMLSAMTPTIVLKDGKFDMTMGTPGGPTIITTNLQIFLNCVEFDMNIREAIDAGRFHHQWLPDQITHEPQAFSFDTRKRLIEMGYTLNERDQIGFACGIEAMPDGVLAGYSDGRGEGLAVGY; translated from the coding sequence ATGAAACAACCAATTCATCCTCAATTTATGTCGCTATTCTTCGTCGCGGTATTATGGCTCGCGCCATTGACTCATGGCGGCGCGTTTGAGCCGGTCTATGCGCGTCACGCGATGGTCGCTTCGCCCGAACCCAACGCGGCGAAAGCGGGCCTGCAAGTCTTACGCGCAGGCGGAAACGCCTTCGACGCCGCAGCGGCGATTGGCTTCGCGCTGGCGGTGACCTACCCGGCGGCGGGCAACCTGGGCGGCGGCGGCTTTCTGACCGGATACACCGCCGATGGAAAAGCCATCACCCTCGACTTTCGCGAGATGGCGCCGGGCGCCGCGACGGCGGACATGTATCTCGACGAAAACGGCGACCCTGACTCGCATCTCTCCACCGCAACCTTACTGGCGTCGGGCGTTCCCGGAACACCGCAGGGACTGCTGCGCTTTCAAGAAGATTATGGGCGCCTGCCGCGCGCGGCGGTGTTAAACCCCGCCATTCGTTTGGCGGAAGACGGCTTTGACGTTTCATACAGCCTGTCGCGGCATCTGGCGTATCAAGAAGAATTTCTGCGGCGTTTTGAATCGACATCGAAAGTCTTTTTCCCTGATGGAAAGCCGCCCGCGTTTGGCGACAAGTTGGTGCAGCGCGATTTGGGCGCCACCCTGCGCCGCATCCGCGACCGAGGCGCCGACGGTTTCTATCAAGGCGAGACGGCGGAGCGCATCGCGAACTATATGCAGCAACACGGCGGCATCATCACCAAAAAAGATTTGATGAATTATCGCTGCAAATACCGCGAGCCGTTTGTGTTCGATTATAAAAATTACCAATTGATTACTCATCCGCTGCCTAGCTCGGGCGGCGTGGTGATGGCGCAGGTGTTGAAATTGATCGAGCCGTTCGATGTCGCGGGCTTGCATCATAACTCGTCAGGCTACACCCAACTGGTGGTCGAAGCCGAACGCCTCGCCTTCGCCGACCGCAATAGCTGGATGGGCGACCCGGACTACGTTGACGTCCCGGTTGCGCAGATGATTTCAGACGAATACCTCGACCAGCGCCGCGCCATGATCCCCAAAGGCAAAGCAGGCAAAAGCGAAAATGTGGAGCCGGGCGTATTTGAACCGGAACAAACCACGCACTTCTGCGTCGTCGATCAAGACGGCAATGTCGCGGCGATTACCTACACGCTCAACGGTTCGTTCGGCATGGGCGCGGTGGTCGAAGGCGCGGGGTTTTTATTGAACAATGAAATGGACGACTTCACCGCCAAGCCGGGTACGGCGAACATGTTTGGCCTGGTGCAGATGGAAGCCAACAAAATCGAACCGGGCAAGCGCATGTTGTCCGCGATGACGCCGACTATCGTGCTCAAAGACGGCAAGTTTGACATGACCATGGGGACCCCCGGCGGGCCGACCATTATTACCACCAACCTGCAAATTTTTCTCAACTGCGTTGAGTTTGATATGAATATCCGCGAGGCGATTGACGCGGGGCGCTTTCATCACCAATGGCTGCCCGACCAGATCACCCATGAGCCGCAGGCGTTCTCATTCGACACCCGCAAGCGCTTGATTGAGATGGGCTACACGCTGAATGAACGCGACCAAATCGGCTTTGCTTGCGGCATCGAAGCCATGCCCGACGGCGTGCTTGCGGGCTATTCAGACGGGCGCGGCGAAGGGCTGGCGGTAGGCTACTGA
- a CDS encoding metallophosphoesterase, which translates to MMWLSTAAAVVFGLSVYGWFIEPRRFRTRTLRVELAGPNVRPLKLLHLSDFHFFKGQTHRRDALHRLAQNQYDLIFITGDMIDDDSGIDLCVEALKPFQAKYGVYAVMGNHDYVLFRGDDFIPGFSNKNTWKYNDADRLIAGLQSIGVKVLVNERVDIEVDGERIIIAGLDDPFLKRADVAKTFDGYDASLPCLALAHAPEVYDQIAATGADMAFCGHTHGGQICAPFWGPIVTRTQAPRAFAAGLTRLNGMTHFTTNGFGSSRVTRPRFLCPPEAVVFEICFVRNGA; encoded by the coding sequence ATGATGTGGCTTTCGACCGCAGCGGCTGTCGTGTTCGGCCTTTCTGTCTATGGGTGGTTTATCGAACCGCGCCGCTTCCGAACGCGAACTCTTCGGGTCGAATTGGCGGGGCCGAATGTTCGCCCGTTGAAATTATTGCACCTTTCCGACTTTCATTTTTTCAAAGGACAAACCCACCGCCGCGACGCGTTGCACCGTCTGGCGCAAAATCAATACGATTTGATTTTTATCACGGGAGACATGATCGACGACGACTCGGGCATTGATCTCTGCGTCGAAGCGCTCAAGCCGTTTCAGGCGAAGTACGGCGTGTATGCGGTGATGGGCAACCACGATTATGTGTTGTTTCGCGGCGATGATTTTATCCCGGGGTTCTCCAACAAAAATACCTGGAAATACAACGACGCAGACCGTTTGATCGCCGGGTTGCAATCCATCGGCGTCAAGGTGTTGGTGAATGAGCGCGTGGACATTGAAGTGGACGGCGAGAGGATTATCATCGCGGGTTTGGATGATCCATTTTTAAAACGCGCTGACGTCGCGAAAACCTTTGACGGCTACGACGCGTCGCTGCCGTGTTTGGCGCTGGCTCATGCGCCGGAGGTTTACGATCAGATCGCGGCGACTGGCGCCGACATGGCGTTTTGCGGGCACACGCACGGCGGGCAAATCTGTGCGCCGTTTTGGGGGCCGATCGTTACGCGCACCCAGGCGCCGCGCGCGTTCGCAGCGGGGCTGACGCGCCTCAATGGCATGACGCATTTCACTACCAACGGGTTCGGCTCGAGCCGGGTTACGCGTCCCCGTTTTTTATGTCCGCCCGAAGCGGTGGTGTTTGAAATTTGCTTTGTGCGAAACGGCGCCTAG